In the genome of Corticium candelabrum chromosome 18, ooCorCand1.1, whole genome shotgun sequence, the window TGACTGCTTTGCACTCGAACGACGAAAGCTGTTCGTTCGTTTTGAACAAAAGGGTTCAATACAGTAGATATCACGTTATGGCCATTCTTGCATCGTTTACAGTCACTTTGGTGAGGATATCACGGAGAACGGAAGTGCCGGTTCTTCGCATCTTACGGTTGGATGTGGATGAGACGGAATCACTTTAGGACACGACATTGCGTCGTCTGTTTCACCGTATCTTTTGCTGTTTTATATCGACGTGCTCATATCTACTGTTGGTCAGATAGTAAGAGAACGACGACGATAGCGCATGCAATGAGCAGCAGCGAAGTGGACGAGAGTTGTAAAGTTTTGCAACGAAATTGTGGCCCAACCGGCAGATGGACGATTGCGTTGTTTCTATCGTTAGTTGTGggcaattttgtgtttagcgGTTTTCTGTTGTGGAAGCTCAGTGTTCAGGAGAAAAGATTTGAGAAAAGCGTAGAGAAGTTGCAGTTGGACTTGCAGGAACTTCAAGTAGAAAAAGAGGAAATGAAGCAGGTTTATGAGACGTTGTCTGAGTATGGAGGAGAAAGAGGGAAGAGGTCGGAACAATCTCCCAGTCAGTCGTCACAAGTTACAATCAACATTGCACACGTATTTGGGTCATTCATCAAACAGATGTGCAAACCAGAATCAGCAATTTGTATACCAGgtcaaccaggaagagacggATTGCCAGGTTTGCCAGGTAGAGACGGTTTGCTAGGAAAAGATGGTTCAACTGGATTGCCAGGTTTGCCTGGAAGGGACGGTCCAATTGGATTGCCAGGTTTGTCAGGAAAAGATGGTCTACCAGGTAGAGATGGTTCAATTGGATTGCCAGGAGCAGCTGGAAAAAACGGCGAGGCGGGAAGGAATGGTGAACGTGGCAGTAAGGGATCAGCAGGTAAACAGGGTCCACGTGGAATAGCAGGTAGGAAAGGAGACATGGGAGTGAGTGGAGAGAAAGGAGgaagaggagagagaggagtaAGTGGACTGCAAGGAAGTTTGGGTCCTCgaggagaaaaaggagaagaaggagacaaaggtgaaCGAGGATATCCTGGCTTTAAAGGAGGGAAGGGTGGAAAGGGGGAGATTGGGTTACAAGGAGGAAAAGGaatgaaaggaaacaaaggaATGAAAGGAATAAAAGGGGATGAGC includes:
- the LOC134194409 gene encoding collagen alpha-2(I) chain-like, with amino-acid sequence MWMRRNHFRTRHCVVCFTVSFAVLYRRAHIYCWSDSKRTTTIAHAMSSSEVDESCKVLQRNCGPTGRWTIALFLSLVVGNFVFSGFLLWKLSVQEKRFEKSVEKLQLDLQELQVEKEEMKQVYETLSEYGGERGKRSEQSPSQSSQVTINIAHVFGSFIKQMCKPESAICIPGQPGRDGLPGLPGRDGLLGKDGSTGLPGLPGRDGPIGLPGLSGKDGLPGRDGSIGLPGAAGKNGEAGRNGERGSKGSAGKQGPRGIAGRKGDMGVSGEKGGRGERGVSGLQGSLGPRGEKGEEGDKGERGYPGFKGGKGGKGEIGLQGGKGMKGNKGMKGIKGDEQDLHQLFGLPSQCLPWNHRVLNETWRQTSEHYSKTTQHCDYTSHPTNQHGFTPGWHSFSPTIGGAMPENCTSENYCGTRASGWLKGSHPNGIGQKNSRTVCFSLSGNCCWRQTSVEVINCGQYYIYNLPNTPACSLTYCAQGQ